A stretch of DNA from Plasmodium berghei ANKA genome assembly, chromosome: 11:
ctCCAAAGATCTTTGTATcctattatattaaataatatacaacTATTTAAgtgttatttatatcataattatttatccacgtttttatttgtttgatTTCTCTATTGAAATAGCAAGTTACTCAGTAGGTATTTTAAAAGTACGAACATAATGAGCAACGATTTATTTAAGtcagaaaataatatagcaGAACTTTTAGTTGAATCACCAGCATTTACATTTCATTGTGCTCATTTTATTGCTTATAAAGGATTCAGAGAAACATTACATGGTCATAATTATAATGTTTCGTTAAAAGTGAAAGGACATATACAAAATGATGGATATGTTGTAgatttttctatattaaaaaagatTGTTAAAAACATTTGCAATACAATAGACCATCGTTTTATTATACCCACTAACAGTGACGTTCTAAAAATcgagaaaataaataataattttcaaattaCGTGTGAAGATAATTCTGTATATTCATTTCCACAAAATGATTGTGTTGAAATTCCTATAAAGCATTCATCGACTGAAGAAATAGGCCATTACATTCTTAACAAAGTAATAGATGCAATAGGCATGGATTTCCTTAAAAGTCGGTCAGTTACTTATATAGAGATAAGTGTGAGTGAATCGCTAACACAAAAAGCGATAGTTTGCAGGTATATATA
This window harbors:
- a CDS encoding 6-pyruvoyltetrahydropterin synthase, putative — protein: MSNDLFKSENNIAELLVESPAFTFHCAHFIAYKGFRETLHGHNYNVSLKVKGHIQNDGYVVDFSILKKIVKNICNTIDHRFIIPTNSDVLKIEKINNNFQITCEDNSVYSFPQNDCVEIPIKHSSTEEIGHYILNKVIDAIGMDFLKSRSVTYIEISVSESLTQKAIVCRYI